The following proteins come from a genomic window of Rutidosis leptorrhynchoides isolate AG116_Rl617_1_P2 chromosome 10, CSIRO_AGI_Rlap_v1, whole genome shotgun sequence:
- the LOC139872444 gene encoding heparanase-like protein 1 isoform X1 translates to MRLSMAFWAPLFVFVASISAVLAQYVQESELIINGTLPMSHTDANYICATIDWWPNDKCNYNHCPWGSSSALNLDLTHPILTKAVQALEHLRIRVGGSLQDQVVYNVDDFSGLCHPFEILKDGLFGFSKGCLRMDRWDELNQFFVNTGAIVTFGLNALHGRHQINGKVWVGNWNSSNACDFIKYTVSKGYHIHSWEFGNELSGKGIGAMVHVEQYASDLIELRGIIDNLYQGVSQKPLLVAPGGFFDREWFAKLLKVSGSKVVDVMTLHLYNLGPGIDPNLVAKILDPRFLSRASVTFNDLQQTIKANGPWASSWIGESGGAYNSGGLHVSDTFVNSFWYLDQLAMAAKYHTEVYCRQTLIGGNYGLLNKTTFLPNPDYYSALLWHRLIGTGVLSVERRSVGPHLRTYAHCSKGKTGITLLLINLSNQTKFKLTVHNILNMDLHTTKEKEVSFIHRLKSSFSWMGSKSTQNELSREEYNLTPQGDDLKSKTMLLNGVPLEITQTGDIPQLKPAVVDVNSPTSIAPLTIKFIQFPNFDAPGCK, encoded by the exons ATGAG GTTGTCAATGGCGTTTTGGGCACCATTGTTTGTATTTGTGGCATCAATTTCTGCAGTTTTGGCTCAATatgttcaagaatcagaacttaTAATTAATGGGACCTTACCAATGTCTCATACGGATGCGAATTATATATGCGCGACTATCGATTGGTGGCCTAATGACAAATGTAACTATAACCATTGCCCATGGGGATCTTCATCAGCTTTAAATCTG GATTTAACTCATCCGATTCTTACCAAAGCAGTTCAAG CTTTAGAGCATCTTAGAATACGAGTAGGAGGTTCCTTACAAGATCAAGTGGTGTATAATGTTGATGATTTCTCGGGTCTTTGTCACCCTTTCGAAATATTGAAGGATGGATTATTCGGGTTTTCGAAGGGCTGTCTTCGTATGGATAGGTGGGATGAGCTGAATCAATTCTTTGTTAACACCGG AGCAATTGTCACCTTCGGTTTAAATGCACTCCATGGAAGACACCAGATAAACGGAAAAGTTTGGGTAGGAAACTGGAATTCGAGCAACGCATGTGATTTTATAAAATATACCGTTTCCAAAGGGTATCACATTCATTCATGGGAATTTG GTAATGAGTTGAGTGGAAAGGGTATTGGTGCTATGGTCCATGTTGAGCAATACGCAAGTGATTTAATCGAACTCAGGGGTATAATTGACAATCTATACCAAGGAGTCTCTCAAAAACCATTACTTGTAGCACCGGGTGGGTTTTTTGATAGAGAGTGGTTTGCAAAGCTTCTTAAGGTTTCGGGTTCAAAAGTTGTTGATGTCATGACTCTTCATTTGTATAATCTCGGTCCAG GCATTGATCCGAATCTCGTGGCAAAGATTTTAGATCCCCGTTTCTTAAGTAGGGCATCCGTCACATTTAACGATCTTCAGCAGACCATTAAAGCGAACGGCCCGTGGGCATCTTCTTGGATCGGAGAATCAGGTGGAGCATACAACAGTGGCGGTCTTCATGTTTCAGACACCTTCGTAAATAGCTTCTG GTACTTGGATCAGCTTGCAATGGCAGCTAAGTATCATACTGAAGTATATTGCCGACAAACTTTAATTGGTGGAAATTACGGGCTTCTCAACAAAACAACATTTTTGCCAAATCCTGATTATTATAG TGCACTTCTATGGCATCGACTTATTGGAACGGGAGTTTTATCTGTTGAAAGGAGAAGTGTCGGCCCACATTTGCGAACCTATGCCCATTGTTCAAAAGGAAAA ACAGGCATTACTTTGCTACTTATTAACCTAAGCAACCAAACAAAATTCAAACTCACCGTTCACAACATCTTGAACATGGATTTGCATACAACTAAAGAAAAGGAAGTATCTTTCATTCATCGGCTAAAGTCGAGCTTTTCGTGGATGGGGTCAAAGTCAACCCAAAATGAGTTGTCACGAGAAGAGTACAACTTGACACCGCAAGGAGATGATCTAAAAAGTAAAACAATGCTTCTGAATGGTGTTCCATTGGAGATTACACAAACAGGTGACATCCCACAACTGAAACCTGCTGTTGTTGATGTAAATTCGCCGACTTCAATAGCTCCTTTGACCATAAAGTTTATACAGTTTCCAAACTTTGATGCACCGGGTTGTAAATGA
- the LOC139872444 gene encoding heparanase-like protein 1 isoform X2, which translates to MAFWAPLFVFVASISAVLAQYVQESELIINGTLPMSHTDANYICATIDWWPNDKCNYNHCPWGSSSALNLDLTHPILTKAVQALEHLRIRVGGSLQDQVVYNVDDFSGLCHPFEILKDGLFGFSKGCLRMDRWDELNQFFVNTGAIVTFGLNALHGRHQINGKVWVGNWNSSNACDFIKYTVSKGYHIHSWEFGNELSGKGIGAMVHVEQYASDLIELRGIIDNLYQGVSQKPLLVAPGGFFDREWFAKLLKVSGSKVVDVMTLHLYNLGPGIDPNLVAKILDPRFLSRASVTFNDLQQTIKANGPWASSWIGESGGAYNSGGLHVSDTFVNSFWYLDQLAMAAKYHTEVYCRQTLIGGNYGLLNKTTFLPNPDYYSALLWHRLIGTGVLSVERRSVGPHLRTYAHCSKGKTGITLLLINLSNQTKFKLTVHNILNMDLHTTKEKEVSFIHRLKSSFSWMGSKSTQNELSREEYNLTPQGDDLKSKTMLLNGVPLEITQTGDIPQLKPAVVDVNSPTSIAPLTIKFIQFPNFDAPGCK; encoded by the exons ATGGCGTTTTGGGCACCATTGTTTGTATTTGTGGCATCAATTTCTGCAGTTTTGGCTCAATatgttcaagaatcagaacttaTAATTAATGGGACCTTACCAATGTCTCATACGGATGCGAATTATATATGCGCGACTATCGATTGGTGGCCTAATGACAAATGTAACTATAACCATTGCCCATGGGGATCTTCATCAGCTTTAAATCTG GATTTAACTCATCCGATTCTTACCAAAGCAGTTCAAG CTTTAGAGCATCTTAGAATACGAGTAGGAGGTTCCTTACAAGATCAAGTGGTGTATAATGTTGATGATTTCTCGGGTCTTTGTCACCCTTTCGAAATATTGAAGGATGGATTATTCGGGTTTTCGAAGGGCTGTCTTCGTATGGATAGGTGGGATGAGCTGAATCAATTCTTTGTTAACACCGG AGCAATTGTCACCTTCGGTTTAAATGCACTCCATGGAAGACACCAGATAAACGGAAAAGTTTGGGTAGGAAACTGGAATTCGAGCAACGCATGTGATTTTATAAAATATACCGTTTCCAAAGGGTATCACATTCATTCATGGGAATTTG GTAATGAGTTGAGTGGAAAGGGTATTGGTGCTATGGTCCATGTTGAGCAATACGCAAGTGATTTAATCGAACTCAGGGGTATAATTGACAATCTATACCAAGGAGTCTCTCAAAAACCATTACTTGTAGCACCGGGTGGGTTTTTTGATAGAGAGTGGTTTGCAAAGCTTCTTAAGGTTTCGGGTTCAAAAGTTGTTGATGTCATGACTCTTCATTTGTATAATCTCGGTCCAG GCATTGATCCGAATCTCGTGGCAAAGATTTTAGATCCCCGTTTCTTAAGTAGGGCATCCGTCACATTTAACGATCTTCAGCAGACCATTAAAGCGAACGGCCCGTGGGCATCTTCTTGGATCGGAGAATCAGGTGGAGCATACAACAGTGGCGGTCTTCATGTTTCAGACACCTTCGTAAATAGCTTCTG GTACTTGGATCAGCTTGCAATGGCAGCTAAGTATCATACTGAAGTATATTGCCGACAAACTTTAATTGGTGGAAATTACGGGCTTCTCAACAAAACAACATTTTTGCCAAATCCTGATTATTATAG TGCACTTCTATGGCATCGACTTATTGGAACGGGAGTTTTATCTGTTGAAAGGAGAAGTGTCGGCCCACATTTGCGAACCTATGCCCATTGTTCAAAAGGAAAA ACAGGCATTACTTTGCTACTTATTAACCTAAGCAACCAAACAAAATTCAAACTCACCGTTCACAACATCTTGAACATGGATTTGCATACAACTAAAGAAAAGGAAGTATCTTTCATTCATCGGCTAAAGTCGAGCTTTTCGTGGATGGGGTCAAAGTCAACCCAAAATGAGTTGTCACGAGAAGAGTACAACTTGACACCGCAAGGAGATGATCTAAAAAGTAAAACAATGCTTCTGAATGGTGTTCCATTGGAGATTACACAAACAGGTGACATCCCACAACTGAAACCTGCTGTTGTTGATGTAAATTCGCCGACTTCAATAGCTCCTTTGACCATAAAGTTTATACAGTTTCCAAACTTTGATGCACCGGGTTGTAAATGA